Within Kutzneria chonburiensis, the genomic segment CGCGCCGTTCGCCGTGTTCCCGGCGATCAACGCGGCGTTGTTCGGCGGCGGGCCGCAGACCCTCGGCCTGCTCAACGCCGCGCCGGCGATCGGCGGCGTGCTCGGCTCGATGCTGTCCGGGCCGGCCGGGCGTGTGTCGCGGCAGGGGCGGGCCCAGCTGATGGCCGGCATGGCCTGGGCGGTCACGCTCGTCGGCTTCGGACTGTCCACCACGCTGTGGCTGTCGCTCGGGCTTCTGGTCGTCGGCGGTGCGGTCGACGTGATCGGCGTGGTGTTCCGGACGACCATCCTCCAGACGGCCACGCCCGACCGGTATCTGAGCCGGGTCGGGGCCGCCGAGTACGTCGTCGGCTTCGGTGGCTCGCAGCTGGGCAACTTCCGTGGCGGCGCGGCCGCCGCCCTCAGCACGCCCGGGTTGTCCGCCGTGATCGGCGGTCTGTCCACCATCGTCGGCGCGCTCCTGTTGTGGCGCAAGCTGCCCGGCTACGCCACATACCGAGCGCCATAACGGATCTGCTCGGTTTCGGGTTGGCGTTTCAGGCAACAACACCGTGACAATTGTCCCGAGCAGGTTTGAAACGCTCGCGTGCGCGGCCGGTGAGCGCTCGCACCGGCAGCGTGACCTGCGGCGAGAACCGTGACCGTGACAAAGGTTCACGCCTTCTACCGGTTGCGGACCGACCACTTTGGCGGTAGATCTCTAAACCTGCTCGTAACCCGCCGGCCACATGTGCGCGAACGTTTCGGCAACGCACGCGACATCGGGGAGAATTCCATGACAGCAGCCAGTGCCGCCGGGACGGCGACGCCACAGGTGAGCCTCGTTCCCGCCAGAATGGACCGGTTGCCGTGGACCCGGTTCCACTGGTCGATCGTGATCGGCCTGGGCGTCTCGTGGATCCTGGACGGCCTCGAGATCCAGATCGTGTCCGCGGGCGGCTTCGAGCAGACCCTGCAGATGACCACGTCCGAGGTCGCCCTCACCGGCACCATCTACCTGATCGGGCAGGTGGTCGGCGCGCTCTACTTCGGCCGGCTGACCGACAAGATCGGCCGGAAACGGCTGTTCATCCTGACGCTGGCGATCTACCTGCTGGCCAGCGGCCTGGCCGGGTTCTCGTTCAGCGTGTGGTTCCTGTGGATCTTCCGCTTCATCGCCGGGCTGGGCATCGGCGGCGAGTACACCGCCATCAACTCGGCCATCGACGAGCTGATCCCGTCCCGCTATCGGGGCCGCGTCGACATCGCCGTCAACGGCACCTACTGGGGCGGCGCGATGATCGGCGCCACCGCCAACCTGTGGCTGCTCGACCCGAACGTGATCGCGGTGGACTGGGGCTGGCGCATCGGCTTCTTCATCGGCCCGGTGCTCGGCCTGATCATCATCTACCTGCGCCGGCACATCCCGGAGAGCCCGCGGTGGCTGATGACGCACGGCAAGCTGGCCGAGGCCGAGCGCACCGTCGACGAGATCGAGGCCGGCGTGCGGCGCGAGGGCGTGACCCTGAGCGAGGTGCCGCCGGAGAAGGCGATGTCCATCGTGGAGGCGCCGCGGCTGGGCTTCCGCACCGTGTCGGGCATCTTCCTCAAGAAGTACCCGAAACGCTCGTTCCTCGGCTTCTCGATGATGGTCACCCAGTCGTTCCTGTACAACGCCATCTTCTTCACGTATTCCTTGGTGTTGCAGAACTTCTACCACATCAGCAAGGCCGACACCTCGGTGTACTTCTTCCCGTTCGCGGTGGGCAACCTGCTCGGCCCGCTGATCCTCGGGCCGTTCTTCGACACCATCGGCCGGCGGAAGATGATCCTCGGCACGTACGGCTTCGCCGGGCTGGTGCTGGCCATCTCGGCCGCGCTGTTCCAGGCCGGCACGTTGAACGCCACCACCCACACGATCTTCTGGTGTGTGTCGTTCTTCTTCGCCTCGGCCGGTGCGTCGTCGGCCTATCTGACGGTCAGCGAGATCTTCCCGCTGGAGCTGCGGGGGCAGGCGATCTCCTACTTCTTCGCCATCTCCCAGGCCGCCGGTGCGACCGCGCCGGCCGTGTTCGGCGTGCTGATCGGCGACGGCACCACCCGCGGTCCGCTGACCATCGGCTACTTCGTCGGCGCCGGCATCATGATCGCCGGCGGTCTGATCGCCTGGTTCTGCGGCGTCAACGCCGAGGGACAATCCCTTGAGGACGTGGCCGATCCGCTGTCCAAGGCGCCCGCGGCCGCGGCCGGTTAGTATCCGCGACGACGAGGAGGTAAGCCGTGGCTGATGTCATCGTCGTGGGCGTGAGTGTCCGTAGTGGATCGCCCACCGCGCTGCGCTGGGCCGCCGACGAGGCTCGTCGTCGGCGGTGCGGCCTGGTCGCCGTCCGTGCCTGGCGGGCCCCTCGGCCGCCGGCCGCCCCCGGTGGGCATCCGCCCGCCGTCAGCCGTGACGTCGACGCCGCTTTCGCCGACAGCGAGGAGAAGCTCCGCGCCGATGTCGCCGCCGCGCTGGGCGACGAGGCCAAGGTCGAGTGCCGGCTGGTCAAGGGCACGCCCGTTTCGGTGCTGCTGAAGGAAAGCGAGGGCGCCGTCATGCTGGTCCTCGACGCCCCTCGGCGCACCGACATCAAGGCCAACACCCTGTTGGCCCATCGGCTCATGTACCACGTCGGTTGCCCCGTCGTGGTCATGCCGCCCGCGCTCACCCTGCCCGGTCCCGGCCCGGCCGCCCGGCTCGGCAAGCAGGTCGGCACCCGGTTGGCCAAGGCCGCCGCGTCCGCCGGCCGTCCCGGTATCAGAATTCCGCGCCAGGCCGACTGAGCACCGTTTGCCGAAGGTCCGAGCCCACGGGCTCGGGCCTTTTCGGCGTCCGGCCCGTGATCGCGATCGCCGCACCGATCAGCACGATTCCCGCCCACTGCCCCGCCGACAGTTCCTCGTGCAGCGCCACCGCCGCGATCACCGCCGCCGCGGCCGGCTCCAGCAGCGTGATCGTCACCGCCGCAGCCGCCCCGATGTGCTTGATCCCCCGGGCGAACAGCCAGTACGACAGGCCGGTAGTCACCACGCCCAGATACCCCACCCCAGCAATCCCTTGCACCGTAAGCAGTTCCGCCGTCGCCGTCGTCACGATGACCGGTGTCATCAGCACCGCCCCCAGCGCCAGAATCCCCGTCAGCGCCGTCGCTTCATCGTGCCGCTTGGTCAGCGCTTGAATGGACACCGCCTGCAGGCTGAAAAACGCCGCCGCCAGCACCGACAGTCCCAGCCCCACCAGCGAGAACGTCACCGCTTTGGTCAGCGCCAGCAGACAGAGCCCACCCACCGCCACCGCCGTCCCGACCATCCACCCCGCACTCGGCACCCGCCGCTCGGTGATCGCGGTCCAGAGCCCCGTGAACACCGGCGACAGTCCGATGCCCACCGCCGTGCTCACCGCCACCCCCGCACTCCCGATCGCCCCGAAATAGGCAACCTGAAAGCCCGCGATCCCCACCGCCCCACCCACCAGCGGCCCCACATCCGCCCGCGTCCACGAGCCCGCCCGCCGCACCCCAGGCCCCAGCCGCCCTCTGACCCCACCCGCCGACGCCAGTGCATCGGCGCGTATCCGAGAGCGGGTCCGCCACAACCCGCGCCGCGACCGGCCGCTGGTCGAACCCGCCGACGCCAGTGCGTCTGTGCCCGCCTGCCCCGCCTCGGCCACGCCCACTGACTCCAGCCCATCCGCCCGCGTCCGCCATAACCCGCGTAGCGGCCGGCCTCTCGCCACGACGACCAACACCAGCGCGCCGACCGCCAGCCGAATGCCGCCCGCCGCGATGCGGTCGCCGGTGTTGAACAGCGCCGCGACCGGCCCCAGCGTGCCCCACAACAATGCTCCGGCGACCGCGCTGGCCGTTGCTTTCCCGCCGCTACCCATGCCGCGACGGTAATACGGTATGACAGTCATACGCAACGGTCTGACCGCTATACTCACACGCTGTGACGGCGCTTCAGACGACCAGCACGCGGGATGCCCTGGTCGCGGAGGTACGCAGGCTGATCCTCAGCGGGGAGCTGCCTCCGGGTGCGAGCCTGACCGAGACGATGCTGGCTTCGCGGTTCGGGGTGGCCCGGCCGACGATCCGGTCGGCGCTGCAAGAGCTGGTGGCGCGGAATCTGGCGCAGCGGGCCAACGGGCGGTCGCTGATCGTGCCGGTGCTGACCGAGGCCGATATCAAGGACCTGTTCCTGATCCGCACGCCGCTGGAGCTGGAAGCGGTGCGGGTGATCGTCGAATCGGGGACGTCGCTGGCCCGGCCGGAGCGCATCCTGGCCGAGATGGACGCGCTGGCCGCCGATGCGAGTTGGGCGGACCGGGTGGAGATCCACACGGAGTTCCACATCGCGCTGGTCGAGCTGGCGGGAAGTCCGCGCCTGAATCGGATCTACCCGGCGCTCCAGGAGGAGATGCAGCTCTGCCTGGCGCAGCTGCACAACTTCTACCCGGGCGGCACCAACCTGGCCGACGAACACCGCCGCCTGCTGGCCGCTATCGGGTCCGGCGATGTGGCGGTGGCGCAGGCCGAGATGCGCGAACACCTGTCCACGGCGGTCCGCCACCTGGCGGTCGGCCGCTGAGCGTCCTGCCCGTAAATCGGTTGCCCCGGTTCGGCCACTTCTGCTCAACTCCTGGCGTACCCGATCAGGGAGTTGAGATGCGAGCAGCTGTCATGTCTACCGCAGATGGAATGCACCCCCTTCTGAAGGACATGACGCTGTATGCCCGTGCTCAATCTGGGAATTCTCGCGCACGTCGACGCCGGTAAGACCAGCCTGACCGAGCGGCTGCTGTTCGCCGCCGGGATCATCGACGAGATCGGCCGCGTGGACGACGGCAACACGCAGACCGATTCGATGGCGCTGGAACGCCGTCGAGGTATCACGATCAAGTCGGCGGTGGTGTCATTCACCATGGCTGACCGAACCGTCAACCTCATCGACACGCCCGGTCACCCGGATTTCATCGCCGAGGTGGAACGGGTGCTGGGTGTGCTCGACGGCGCGGTGCTGGTCGTGTCGGCAGTGGAAGGCGTGCAGGCGCAGACCCGAATCCTGATGCGGGTGCTGCAAAGGCTGCGGATTCCGACGCTCATCTTCGTGAACAAGGTCGACCGCGGCGGCGCCCGATACGACGGGCTGCTGACCGACATCGCGGCCAAACTGTCACCGTCGATCGTGCCCATGGGATCGGTGATGGACATCGGCGCCCGGGCTGCCCGGGCCGTTCCGTTCGGTGTCGACGACGTCGATTTCGTGGAACGACTGGTCGAGCTGGACGACGAGTTGACGGCCGCCTATCTGTCCTCTTCGGACATTCCCTACGGCCGAGCATTGTCCACATTGGCCGCACGATCACGGTGTGGACTCGTGCATCCGGTGTTCTTCGGCTCGGCGATCACCGGTGCCGGCATCGACGCGTTGACCGAGGGCATCACGTCGTTCCTGCCGGTGGCCTCCGAGGACGCCGACGCGCCGGTGTCGGGCACGGTGTTCAAGGTCGAGCGCGGTCCGGCCGGCGAGAAGATCGCCTACGTGCGCATGCACGCCGGCACGCTGCGGGTCCGCGACCGGTTGCCCGACGGCGACGACAAGGTGACCGGCATCGCCGTCTTCGCCGACGGCGCAAGCGTTTTACAACCGGCCGTGACCGCCGGCCGGATCGCCAAGGTGTGGGGGCTCAACGGCATTCGCATCGGCGATGTCATTGGTTCGCCGACCGTGGCGGCCGAGCATTACTTCTCGCCGCCGACGCTGGAGACCGTCGTTCTGCCGGCGCGTTCGGGGGAGCGCGGCACGCTGCGCGCCGCCCTCGATCAGCTGGCCGAACAGGATCCGCTGATCGACGTTCGGCAGGACGAAATCCGTCGCGAGATCACGGTTTCCCTCTACGGCGAGGTCCAGAAGGAGGTCATTCAGGCCACGCTCGCCGAGGAGTTCGGCCTCGACGTCTCGTTCCGGGAGACCACCACCATCAACGTCGAACGCGTGGTCGGCGCCGGCGCCGCGGTCGAGATCATCCACGTGGCGCCCAATCCTTTCCTTGCCACCGTGGGACTTCGCATCGAGCCCGGCCCCGTCGACAGTGGCGTGCGGTACCGATTGGACGTCGAACTCGGGTCGATGCCCTATGCCTTCATGAAGACCGTCGAGGACAGTGTTCGTGAGACTCTCTCGCAGGGGCTGTACGGTTGGCGGGTCATCGACTGTGTCGTCACGATGACTCAGTCCGGCTATTCGCCGCGGCAGAGTCATATGCACCAGAAGTTCGACAAGTCCATGTCCAGCACCGGCGCCGACTTTCGCGGCCTCACGCCACTGGTCCTGATGTCCGCGTTGGCCAGCGCCGGAACGAGGGTGCACGAGCCCATTCACCGCTACCAGTTGGAGATTCCCGCCGAATCCTTCGCCGCCGTGCTGCCCGTGCTCGTGCAACTGCGCGCCGCGCCTTTGACGTCGTCCATCAGCGGCCGGACCCACGTTCTGAACGGCGACATTCCGGCGGCCGCCGTGCATGGTCTCGAACGGCGGCTGCCGTCACTGACCAGTGGCGAGGGTGTGCTCGAGGCCGCGTTCGACCACTACCGCCCCATTCCCGGCGCTGCCCCGAACCGGGCCCGCTGGGACCACAATCCGTTGAGCCGCAAGGAATACCTGCTGCATGTGCTACGCCGGGTGTGAGCTCAGCGGCGGCGGGCCATCACCCAGGCGATATTGGCCACCGTGATCGCGGACAACGCCGCCAGCAGGACGCCGGCCCAGGTCATGCCCAGGTGGAAGGAGGCAACCGTCGCCGCCAGGCAGAGCGTCAGTCCCAGCGCCGCCAGCCACAGCCGCATGCTGCCCGATCCCATCTTGATCATTGGCCCGTTTCGAGCACCCCCCGATCTCCATCCAACCAGATCAACCTGGCAGTGGGGCCGATGGCCGATCGGGGGTGATCTTGGTCGAGTCGATTGTCGGGGCGGCGTGGTTGGATGGAAGACGGGGGCTGCATTTTCAGGGGGCGAAGGATGAGCGAGATCAAGCGGCGGCTGGTGACGTGGTTCCAGCGCAGCATCGCGAACCCGGTGCTGGTGCGGATGCCGGGACGCACGGTGCTGGAGACGAGCGGCCGCAAGTCGGGGCAGAAGCGCCGGACGCCGATCGGCGGCCGGCGGGTGGGCGACGACTTCTGGCTGGTGTCGGAGTACGGCGAGAAGTCGCAGTACGTGCGCAACATCAAGGCGGACCCGAGGGTGCGGGTACGCATCAAGGGGCGCTGGCGGACGGGCATCGCGTACCTGATGCCGGAGGACGACGCGAAGGCCCGACTGCGTGGGCTGCCGGTGGTGAACAGCGCGGGCGTAAGGATGCTGGGCACGAACCTGCTGACG encodes:
- a CDS encoding MFS transporter produces the protein MTAASAAGTATPQVSLVPARMDRLPWTRFHWSIVIGLGVSWILDGLEIQIVSAGGFEQTLQMTTSEVALTGTIYLIGQVVGALYFGRLTDKIGRKRLFILTLAIYLLASGLAGFSFSVWFLWIFRFIAGLGIGGEYTAINSAIDELIPSRYRGRVDIAVNGTYWGGAMIGATANLWLLDPNVIAVDWGWRIGFFIGPVLGLIIIYLRRHIPESPRWLMTHGKLAEAERTVDEIEAGVRREGVTLSEVPPEKAMSIVEAPRLGFRTVSGIFLKKYPKRSFLGFSMMVTQSFLYNAIFFTYSLVLQNFYHISKADTSVYFFPFAVGNLLGPLILGPFFDTIGRRKMILGTYGFAGLVLAISAALFQAGTLNATTHTIFWCVSFFFASAGASSAYLTVSEIFPLELRGQAISYFFAISQAAGATAPAVFGVLIGDGTTRGPLTIGYFVGAGIMIAGGLIAWFCGVNAEGQSLEDVADPLSKAPAAAAG
- a CDS encoding universal stress protein, translating into MADVIVVGVSVRSGSPTALRWAADEARRRRCGLVAVRAWRAPRPPAAPGGHPPAVSRDVDAAFADSEEKLRADVAAALGDEAKVECRLVKGTPVSVLLKESEGAVMLVLDAPRRTDIKANTLLAHRLMYHVGCPVVVMPPALTLPGPGPAARLGKQVGTRLAKAAASAGRPGIRIPRQAD
- a CDS encoding DMT family transporter translates to MGSGGKATASAVAGALLWGTLGPVAALFNTGDRIAAGGIRLAVGALVLVVVARGRPLRGLWRTRADGLESVGVAEAGQAGTDALASAGSTSGRSRRGLWRTRSRIRADALASAGGVRGRLGPGVRRAGSWTRADVGPLVGGAVGIAGFQVAYFGAIGSAGVAVSTAVGIGLSPVFTGLWTAITERRVPSAGWMVGTAVAVGGLCLLALTKAVTFSLVGLGLSVLAAAFFSLQAVSIQALTKRHDEATALTGILALGAVLMTPVIVTTATAELLTVQGIAGVGYLGVVTTGLSYWLFARGIKHIGAAAAVTITLLEPAAAAVIAAVALHEELSAGQWAGIVLIGAAIAITGRTPKRPEPVGSDLRQTVLSRPGAEF
- a CDS encoding GntR family transcriptional regulator, whose protein sequence is MTALQTTSTRDALVAEVRRLILSGELPPGASLTETMLASRFGVARPTIRSALQELVARNLAQRANGRSLIVPVLTEADIKDLFLIRTPLELEAVRVIVESGTSLARPERILAEMDALAADASWADRVEIHTEFHIALVELAGSPRLNRIYPALQEEMQLCLAQLHNFYPGGTNLADEHRRLLAAIGSGDVAVAQAEMREHLSTAVRHLAVGR
- a CDS encoding elongation factor G; translation: MPVLNLGILAHVDAGKTSLTERLLFAAGIIDEIGRVDDGNTQTDSMALERRRGITIKSAVVSFTMADRTVNLIDTPGHPDFIAEVERVLGVLDGAVLVVSAVEGVQAQTRILMRVLQRLRIPTLIFVNKVDRGGARYDGLLTDIAAKLSPSIVPMGSVMDIGARAARAVPFGVDDVDFVERLVELDDELTAAYLSSSDIPYGRALSTLAARSRCGLVHPVFFGSAITGAGIDALTEGITSFLPVASEDADAPVSGTVFKVERGPAGEKIAYVRMHAGTLRVRDRLPDGDDKVTGIAVFADGASVLQPAVTAGRIAKVWGLNGIRIGDVIGSPTVAAEHYFSPPTLETVVLPARSGERGTLRAALDQLAEQDPLIDVRQDEIRREITVSLYGEVQKEVIQATLAEEFGLDVSFRETTTINVERVVGAGAAVEIIHVAPNPFLATVGLRIEPGPVDSGVRYRLDVELGSMPYAFMKTVEDSVRETLSQGLYGWRVIDCVVTMTQSGYSPRQSHMHQKFDKSMSSTGADFRGLTPLVLMSALASAGTRVHEPIHRYQLEIPAESFAAVLPVLVQLRAAPLTSSISGRTHVLNGDIPAAAVHGLERRLPSLTSGEGVLEAAFDHYRPIPGAAPNRARWDHNPLSRKEYLLHVLRRV
- a CDS encoding nitroreductase/quinone reductase family protein; this encodes MSEIKRRLVTWFQRSIANPVLVRMPGRTVLETSGRKSGQKRRTPIGGRRVGDDFWLVSEYGEKSQYVRNIKADPRVRVRIKGRWRTGIAYLMPEDDAKARLRGLPVVNSAGVRMLGTNLLTIRVELTNHTAGGRATS